One Williamwhitmania taraxaci genomic window carries:
- a CDS encoding M3 family metallopeptidase produces the protein MALTSCNKGGGDSENPFFSEYETPFGVPAFDKIKTEHYLPAFKEGIKQQQAEIASIVKNTEAPTFENTILAMENSGGLLDRVSGVFLNITESNSTDTIQAIADSVAPLLSKNNDDIYLNAELFQKVKVINDQKAQLSLNQEQKMLLDKIYKNFVRGGANLDSSKQARFREVNGKLALLELQFSKNQLKENDGFKLVIDNKDDLIGLPESIIMAAAEQAKADKMDGKWVFTLSKPSLIPFITYSQKRELREKIYMAYANRANNKNDYNNNPVIAKILPLTLEKAQLLGFSSFAHFMLDNTMAKTPENVYNLLNQIWTPAIKKANEEVADMQQMIAKEGGKFKLASWDWWYYSEKVRKEKYALDEEMLRPYFKLENVREGIFYMAKKLYGLTFEGNKTLPKYDPSAVSFEVKDSTGNLLAILYMDYFPRPSKRGGAWCTNFRNEKIVDGKRIAPVVSIVTNFTKPVGDQPALLNYDEVSTLFHEFGHALHAMQTKVTYGSLSGTSVARDFVELPSQISENWASEPEMLQVYAKHYKTGEVIPAELIEKMKKSGTFNQGFVTTEYLAASYLDLGLYADTMLAGFDAQKFEKTTMDKLGLIPEILPRYRSTYFGHIFGGGYATGYYSYIWAEVLDADAFNAFKETGNIFDKKTATSFLQNVLEKGGTEEAMDLYKAFRGKEPNIDPLLIRRGLK, from the coding sequence ATGGCACTTACCTCCTGCAACAAGGGAGGCGGGGACTCCGAAAACCCATTCTTTAGCGAGTATGAAACTCCATTCGGAGTTCCGGCATTCGATAAAATAAAGACAGAGCATTATCTTCCAGCCTTTAAGGAAGGAATCAAACAGCAGCAGGCTGAGATTGCAAGTATTGTTAAGAATACCGAAGCACCTACCTTCGAAAATACTATTCTTGCGATGGAGAATAGTGGTGGACTGCTCGATAGAGTAAGTGGCGTATTCTTAAATATCACCGAATCCAACAGCACTGATACCATTCAGGCTATTGCCGATTCAGTTGCCCCACTTCTCTCCAAGAATAACGACGACATTTATCTCAATGCAGAACTTTTTCAGAAAGTAAAAGTCATCAACGACCAAAAAGCGCAACTCTCCCTCAATCAAGAGCAGAAAATGCTGCTGGACAAAATCTACAAAAATTTCGTTAGAGGTGGAGCAAATCTTGACTCAAGTAAGCAAGCACGCTTCCGTGAGGTAAATGGAAAGTTGGCACTGCTCGAACTTCAATTCAGCAAGAATCAACTTAAAGAAAATGATGGGTTCAAACTTGTAATTGACAATAAGGATGACCTAATTGGACTTCCTGAATCTATTATTATGGCGGCAGCGGAACAGGCCAAAGCGGATAAAATGGATGGAAAATGGGTGTTCACACTTTCAAAACCCAGCCTTATTCCTTTTATTACCTATTCGCAGAAACGCGAGTTGAGAGAAAAAATCTATATGGCATATGCCAATAGAGCCAACAATAAAAACGATTATAACAACAACCCCGTAATTGCAAAAATCCTTCCCCTAACCTTAGAGAAAGCACAACTCTTAGGGTTTTCATCCTTCGCCCACTTTATGTTGGATAATACTATGGCTAAAACGCCAGAAAACGTTTATAACCTTTTGAACCAAATTTGGACCCCTGCCATAAAAAAGGCAAACGAAGAGGTTGCAGATATGCAACAAATGATTGCTAAAGAGGGTGGTAAGTTTAAACTAGCATCTTGGGATTGGTGGTATTATTCGGAAAAGGTAAGGAAAGAGAAATACGCCCTCGACGAGGAGATGCTTCGTCCCTACTTTAAGCTGGAGAACGTTAGAGAAGGAATTTTCTATATGGCAAAAAAGCTTTATGGACTAACCTTTGAAGGAAACAAAACACTTCCAAAGTATGATCCATCGGCAGTAAGCTTCGAGGTAAAAGATTCAACAGGCAACCTTCTAGCCATCCTCTACATGGATTACTTCCCACGTCCAAGCAAGCGTGGTGGTGCATGGTGTACCAACTTCCGCAACGAAAAGATAGTTGATGGAAAGCGTATTGCACCTGTAGTATCGATTGTGACTAACTTTACTAAACCTGTTGGAGACCAACCAGCCCTGCTAAACTACGACGAGGTTTCGACACTATTCCATGAATTTGGGCACGCACTACATGCTATGCAAACAAAGGTAACCTACGGTAGCCTTTCTGGGACATCAGTTGCTCGCGACTTTGTTGAACTCCCATCGCAGATTTCTGAAAACTGGGCATCAGAGCCAGAAATGCTTCAGGTATATGCAAAGCACTACAAGACTGGTGAGGTTATTCCTGCTGAATTGATCGAGAAAATGAAAAAGAGCGGAACGTTCAACCAAGGGTTTGTCACCACGGAATATCTTGCCGCCTCATACCTCGATTTAGGTCTTTATGCCGACACTATGCTTGCCGGATTCGATGCTCAAAAGTTTGAAAAAACCACCATGGACAAGCTAGGCTTAATTCCTGAAATTCTGCCTCGCTACCGGAGTACCTACTTCGGCCACATCTTTGGAGGTGGATATGCTACTGGATACTACAGCTACATTTGGGCTGAAGTGCTTGATGCCGATGCTTTCAATGCATTTAAGGAAACTGGAAACATTTTCGACAAGAAAACAGCAACATCATTCCTTCAAAATGTTCTCGAAAAAGGCGGTACCGAAGAAGCCATGGACCTCTATAAAGCATTTAGAGGCAAAGAACCAAACATCGATCCATTGCTTATCCGTCGTGGATTGAAGTAA